One window of Dyadobacter sandarakinus genomic DNA carries:
- a CDS encoding DUF349 domain-containing protein produces MENATLNDEYGYVKEGKVFLRGYLDFPDRQIGEVKRTEQEAIDYFKNRFNIVLNKVEQLEQEIDQALNKGSYLTKLIQLQRKLKGFDALGDFVPLLKRLEEKEEYLKSLIEVNQLKNLEIKRALIEDLKAAAAITDYAAATDQIQEIKAKWIRTGPVEKEYQEEVETTFQTILDDFFQRRRDYFDEQNKINQHRIEEYEKLIKIAKTLSYAKDLDEAYQKARDLRNAWNGIGEVPPKRFFKVNKAYRHFLKLFYDKYNLAKGIEPKVRVDPRILEQQKLLAQAEALLKQQDIIEASQEAKVLLSKWKEIKVPFKLADKDLAERFRMICDKIFELSYLARVISRKYPAFELKSPEEQLRTKYRELEWLAKREKSDLEFAILEFDRTATGNPEIDKQAAGRINIQKRKVQMKERILAEFDRKLKTITG; encoded by the coding sequence ATGGAAAATGCCACATTGAATGATGAATACGGCTACGTTAAAGAAGGCAAAGTATTTTTAAGGGGGTACCTCGATTTCCCCGACCGGCAAATTGGAGAAGTAAAGAGAACAGAGCAGGAAGCGATTGATTATTTTAAAAATCGTTTCAACATTGTTCTGAACAAAGTGGAGCAACTGGAACAGGAAATTGACCAGGCGCTGAATAAAGGTTCCTATCTAACGAAGCTCATTCAGCTGCAACGCAAGCTGAAAGGATTTGACGCCCTGGGCGATTTTGTCCCGCTGCTTAAAAGATTGGAAGAAAAGGAGGAATATCTTAAAAGCCTGATCGAAGTTAACCAGCTTAAAAACCTGGAAATCAAGCGTGCGCTGATTGAAGATCTGAAAGCAGCCGCGGCGATCACGGATTATGCAGCAGCTACCGACCAGATACAGGAAATAAAAGCTAAGTGGATCCGCACCGGTCCGGTGGAGAAAGAATACCAGGAGGAGGTTGAAACCACGTTTCAGACCATCCTGGACGACTTCTTCCAGCGCCGCCGCGATTACTTCGACGAGCAGAACAAGATCAACCAGCATCGTATAGAGGAGTACGAAAAACTGATCAAGATTGCGAAAACGCTCAGCTATGCGAAGGATCTGGATGAAGCCTACCAGAAAGCGCGCGACCTGCGCAATGCCTGGAACGGCATCGGAGAGGTTCCGCCGAAGCGTTTCTTCAAGGTCAACAAGGCTTATCGCCACTTCCTGAAACTGTTTTACGACAAATACAACCTCGCCAAAGGTATTGAGCCCAAAGTGCGCGTTGACCCGCGTATCCTTGAACAGCAAAAGCTGCTTGCCCAGGCCGAGGCGCTGCTGAAACAGCAGGATATTATTGAAGCCTCACAGGAAGCCAAAGTCCTGCTCAGCAAATGGAAGGAGATTAAGGTACCTTTCAAGCTGGCCGACAAGGATTTGGCAGAGCGTTTCCGTATGATCTGCGACAAGATTTTTGAACTCAGCTACCTGGCCAGGGTGATCAGCAGAAAATATCCTGCATTTGAACTCAAAAGTCCCGAGGAACAGCTTCGTACCAAGTACCGCGAGCTTGAATGGCTTGCCAAACGGGAGAAGAGCGACCTGGAATTTGCAATCCTTGAATTTGACAGAACCGCAACGGGTAACCCTGAAATAGACAAGCAGGCTGCGGGACGCATCAATATCCAGAAACGCAAGGTGCAGATGAAAGAACGCATCCTCGCAGAATTTGACAGAAAACTGAAAACCATTACCGGGTAA